Proteins from a genomic interval of Shewanella seohaensis:
- a CDS encoding IS110 family RNA-guided transposase: protein MSDIYTIGIDLVKSVFQLCAFDKTGKKLINRSLKRNQVIKFLSNIAPCLIGMEACSSSHYWAREIKKLGHEVKLMPPQYVKPYVKTNKNDMADAEAICEAVRRPTMRFVSVKSEEQQALLLLHREREGVIRDRTALINRIRASLQEFGVSVPAGRFQLRKWFREGFSLVEHKLPKLLVEHISLMQTRLRELEQYAEYLDKQIDLTSEVSDECQKVRQIPGVGRLTSSALIASIGDAKAFSSGRQLSAWMGLVPSQHSSGGKSLLLGISKRGDTYLRRMFIHGARAVIRHLKEGKPFFEWVTSLLKRMHKNKVIVALANKLVRISWAILAKEESFSVGRTY from the coding sequence ATGAGTGATATTTATACAATCGGAATTGATCTAGTAAAGTCTGTTTTTCAATTATGTGCGTTTGATAAGACAGGGAAAAAACTGATTAATAGATCACTAAAAAGAAATCAAGTCATTAAATTTTTGAGCAATATTGCTCCTTGTCTGATTGGAATGGAAGCATGTTCTAGTTCTCATTATTGGGCACGAGAAATAAAAAAGCTGGGTCATGAAGTCAAACTCATGCCACCTCAGTATGTTAAGCCTTATGTAAAAACAAATAAGAACGATATGGCTGATGCTGAAGCGATTTGCGAAGCGGTTCGCCGCCCCACGATGCGATTTGTTTCTGTTAAAAGTGAAGAGCAACAAGCTTTATTGCTGCTTCATCGAGAAAGAGAAGGCGTAATCAGAGACCGTACCGCATTAATCAATAGAATCAGGGCAAGCCTTCAAGAATTTGGTGTTAGTGTTCCTGCAGGAAGATTTCAGCTAAGAAAATGGTTTAGAGAAGGTTTTAGCTTGGTCGAGCATAAGTTGCCAAAGCTGCTAGTTGAGCACATTAGTTTAATGCAAACACGTTTGAGGGAGCTCGAACAGTATGCAGAATATTTGGATAAGCAGATAGATCTCACGAGTGAAGTCAGTGATGAGTGTCAGAAAGTAAGACAGATCCCAGGTGTTGGTCGCTTAACATCATCCGCATTAATTGCCAGTATTGGTGATGCAAAAGCGTTTTCATCAGGGCGTCAGTTATCCGCTTGGATGGGGTTAGTACCAAGCCAGCACTCTAGCGGAGGTAAGTCACTACTGCTAGGTATCAGTAAGCGAGGAGATACCTACTTAAGACGCATGTTTATCCATGGAGCTAGAGCGGTGATTAGGCATTTAAAAGAAGGAAAACCGTTCTTTGAATGGGTAACCTCGTTGCTCAAGAGAATGCATAAAAACAAAGTGATAGTGGCATTAGCAAATAAACTGGTTCGTATCTCTTGGGCCATATTAGCCAAAGAAGAAAGTTTTAGCGTAGGACGAACCTATTAA
- a CDS encoding UDP-2,3-diacylglucosamine diphosphatase encodes MTGANYRGLDRTLIDALKTPRNSSRNTPSNSSDNAPSSVYDTSFSTPHIANASNAANSQTITVNALWLSDIHLGCKDCKADYLLSLLNTVRCQHLYLVGDIVDLWALKRRLHWPESHNKVLQKLIELAQNGTQVIYLPGNHDELIKPYAELTLLNIKIARQHIHQGIGGHKLLMLHGDQFDADVCVGRFYAILGDHLYDLLLFLNRNLHRLRERLGYPYWSLASYIKSRVGKAQTAIARFRQAVVNYAQHYDVDGVICGHIHQPELSVHARDNQYSTPDKRQIIYANDGDWVENCSLITETLNGELQLCRWNEQSVNLDILSSIVLAQTPPTAPVNAPKPIPQTATHSPKQAEIQPRDVA; translated from the coding sequence ATGACTGGAGCTAATTACAGGGGACTTGATCGCACGCTTATCGACGCACTCAAGACTCCCCGCAACTCTTCCCGTAACACTCCCTCCAACTCTTCCGACAATGCTCCATCCAGTGTTTACGACACTTCCTTCTCAACCCCACATATTGCCAACGCCAGCAACGCCGCAAATAGCCAAACCATCACAGTCAACGCCCTCTGGCTATCGGATATCCATCTCGGTTGTAAGGATTGCAAAGCCGACTATCTGTTAAGCCTATTAAATACCGTGCGTTGTCAGCACTTGTATCTGGTCGGCGATATTGTGGATTTATGGGCGCTCAAACGCCGCCTGCACTGGCCCGAGAGTCACAATAAGGTATTGCAAAAACTGATTGAACTGGCACAAAACGGCACTCAGGTGATATATCTGCCGGGTAATCACGATGAGTTAATCAAGCCCTATGCCGAACTGACGCTACTGAACATCAAGATTGCTCGCCAACATATTCATCAGGGGATTGGCGGCCACAAACTATTAATGCTGCATGGCGATCAGTTCGATGCCGATGTTTGCGTTGGCCGCTTCTACGCCATCTTGGGAGATCATCTCTACGACTTGTTGCTGTTCCTCAACCGCAATCTCCATCGCCTGCGTGAGCGTTTAGGCTACCCGTATTGGTCACTCGCCAGCTATATCAAATCCCGCGTGGGCAAGGCGCAGACGGCTATCGCCCGTTTTCGCCAAGCCGTAGTGAATTATGCCCAGCACTATGATGTGGACGGCGTGATCTGCGGCCATATCCACCAGCCAGAGCTATCGGTTCACGCTCGAGATAACCAATACAGCACGCCGGATAAGCGCCAGATAATCTATGCCAATGATGGCGACTGGGTCGAAAACTGCAGCCTGATCACCGAAACCTTAAACGGGGAATTACAGCTCTGCCGCTGGAACGAGCAAAGCGTAAACCTCGATATTCTGAGCAGTATTGTGCTGGCGCAAACGCCACCCACAGCGCCTGTTAACGCCCCAAAACCTATTCCACAAACGGCCACACACAGCCCCAAACAAGCAGAAATCCAACCAAGGGATGTTGCCTAA
- a CDS encoding GNAT family N-acyltransferase, which translates to MNPLTPHTPNADSLSPNTLSANALTQDAAMPLPALKASSMIFTVDNVVEQNLPALKDKPWLAKPTKAMLRYLLNEKQCNEIANQFAYLQGVDFVEQVLASFDFSFTVPANEVENIPCEGRVVIFANHPIGSLDALALIKLVSEIRPDIKVVANELLMALEPLHSILLPVRNMTGGTPKQHLEKIHQHLRNEGAVLIFPSGEVSRLRPSGVRDTQWHSGFLKMAISCNAPLLPIFLDAKNSATFYGASMIYKPLATLLLVKEMFKQAKRNMPIRIGELIPNEAVRSMDFPLKTKIKLLKNHLYRIGKDKDPLFITQSAIAHPESRRELQAALQQCELLGETQDNKLIYLYQHQDSNPIMREIGRLREIAFRAVGEGTGKRRDIDKYDSYYQHLVLWDKEQFEIVGAYRFASGEQVLNRYGDNALYSQSLFQYADGFMPFVKQGLELGRSFVQPKYWGKRSLDYLWFGIGAFLAKHPEYRYLFGPVSISNQLPGSAREMLVHFYSKEFAPAEQLAVSMSPFGLSKQRKLQLDELYSGEDYQSHFKQLKQMLASMGAAVPTLYKQYGELCKQDGVKFLAFGIDADFGDCVDGLVLVDTHKLKGKKYQRYIGAHLPEDLRNPLMAEDETDEQD; encoded by the coding sequence ATGAACCCATTAACTCCTCATACCCCAAACGCTGATTCATTAAGCCCTAACACATTAAGCGCCAACGCATTAACGCAGGACGCAGCCATGCCACTGCCCGCCTTAAAAGCCAGTTCGATGATCTTTACTGTCGATAATGTGGTGGAGCAAAACCTGCCCGCCCTCAAGGACAAACCTTGGTTAGCCAAGCCGACTAAGGCCATGCTGCGCTACCTGTTGAATGAAAAACAATGTAACGAGATAGCCAATCAATTTGCCTATCTGCAAGGGGTCGATTTTGTCGAGCAAGTGCTCGCCAGCTTCGATTTTAGCTTTACCGTGCCCGCCAACGAGGTCGAAAATATTCCCTGTGAGGGCCGCGTGGTGATCTTCGCCAATCATCCGATTGGCTCCCTCGATGCCCTAGCTCTGATTAAACTCGTCAGCGAAATTCGCCCCGATATCAAGGTTGTGGCGAACGAGCTCCTGATGGCGCTCGAACCTTTGCATTCTATCCTACTGCCAGTGCGCAATATGACGGGCGGCACGCCGAAACAGCACCTCGAAAAAATCCACCAGCATCTGCGCAATGAAGGCGCGGTACTGATTTTCCCGTCGGGAGAAGTCTCTCGCCTGCGTCCGAGCGGCGTGCGCGATACCCAGTGGCACTCGGGCTTTTTGAAGATGGCGATTTCCTGTAATGCACCGCTGCTGCCAATCTTTTTGGATGCTAAAAACTCGGCCACCTTCTACGGCGCCTCGATGATTTACAAACCCTTAGCCACATTGCTATTGGTCAAGGAGATGTTTAAACAGGCCAAACGCAATATGCCCATTCGTATCGGCGAGCTTATCCCGAACGAAGCCGTACGCTCGATGGACTTTCCGCTAAAGACCAAGATAAAACTGCTTAAAAATCATCTGTATCGTATCGGTAAAGATAAAGACCCACTGTTTATCACCCAAAGCGCCATCGCCCACCCTGAGTCGCGCCGAGAGCTACAGGCCGCGCTGCAACAATGTGAACTCCTCGGCGAAACCCAAGATAACAAGCTGATTTATTTGTATCAGCATCAGGACAGTAACCCCATCATGCGCGAAATTGGTCGCCTACGGGAAATCGCCTTTCGCGCCGTTGGCGAAGGCACGGGCAAACGCCGCGATATCGATAAATATGATTCCTACTACCAACATCTGGTGTTGTGGGATAAAGAACAGTTTGAAATTGTCGGCGCCTATCGTTTCGCCAGCGGCGAGCAAGTGCTGAATCGCTACGGCGACAACGCCCTCTACAGCCAATCCCTGTTCCAATATGCCGACGGTTTTATGCCCTTCGTCAAACAAGGCTTAGAACTTGGCCGCAGCTTTGTGCAGCCCAAATATTGGGGCAAACGCAGTCTCGACTACCTCTGGTTTGGTATTGGCGCCTTCCTCGCAAAACATCCCGAATACCGCTACCTGTTTGGCCCTGTTTCTATCAGTAATCAACTGCCTGGCAGCGCGCGGGAGATGTTAGTGCATTTCTACTCCAAGGAGTTTGCGCCAGCAGAGCAGCTGGCGGTGTCCATGTCGCCCTTTGGCCTGTCCAAGCAGCGCAAGTTGCAGTTAGATGAACTCTATTCGGGCGAGGATTACCAAAGCCACTTTAAGCAACTCAAACAAATGCTGGCGAGTATGGGCGCCGCGGTGCCAACCCTGTACAAGCAGTACGGCGAGCTGTGTAAGCAGGATGGGGTGAAGTTTCTCGCCTTCGGGATCGATGCCGATTTTGGCGACTGTGTCGATGGCTTAGTCTTGGTCGATACCCATAAACTGAAAGGGAAAAAGTACCAGCGTTATATCGGCGCCCATTTACCCGAAGACTTACGCAACCCCTTGATGGCAGAGGACGAAACCGACGAACAGGATTAG
- a CDS encoding DUF998 domain-containing protein: MTVTKMNVATRGFALATKFGFIGIFGLLLGIAVAVLGFDHTETRAFNFLNHTLSELGTYGHSSLAVVLNGGLFFGSLSIVFYCLSSLQTVSGFWGYPFYCALALTFLALACVGLFPVNVYHLHILALKWFFYFGSSSAICYLLWAGLNSQRRQPLTLLLALVVLLSMMTFLYAPLLELGLTEGDRPFYQEMVLQLPRPDLWWPALLEWIGLGSLLSWTAALLFTPQSLALEQAPE; this comes from the coding sequence ATGACTGTTACAAAAATGAATGTCGCGACAAGAGGTTTTGCGCTCGCCACTAAGTTTGGTTTTATTGGTATTTTTGGATTATTGCTTGGGATAGCGGTGGCGGTGTTAGGCTTCGATCATACCGAGACTCGAGCCTTCAACTTTTTGAATCATACCTTGAGTGAATTGGGCACCTATGGGCATTCATCCTTAGCGGTGGTGCTTAATGGTGGGTTATTTTTTGGCAGTTTAAGCATTGTGTTTTATTGCCTTTCATCCTTGCAAACCGTAAGTGGTTTTTGGGGCTATCCCTTCTACTGCGCGCTGGCGCTGACGTTTTTAGCCTTGGCCTGCGTCGGTTTGTTTCCGGTCAATGTGTATCATCTGCATATCCTTGCCCTGAAATGGTTTTTCTATTTCGGTAGTTCGAGTGCAATCTGTTATCTGCTGTGGGCTGGGCTTAATTCACAGAGGCGGCAACCCTTAACGCTATTGTTGGCGCTGGTGGTGTTGCTGAGCATGATGACCTTTCTCTACGCGCCCTTATTAGAGCTGGGTTTAACCGAGGGGGACAGACCCTTCTATCAAGAAATGGTGTTGCAACTGCCTAGGCCCGATTTGTGGTGGCCAGCATTGCTGGAGTGGATTGGGCTTGGGAGTTTATTAAGTTGGACGGCGGCGCTGCTGTTCACACCACAATCACTCGCTCTGGAGCAAGCTCCCGAGTGA
- the ubiU gene encoding ubiquinone anaerobic biosynthesis protein UbiU produces the protein MELLCPAGNLASLKSALQAGADAVYLGLKDDTNARSFAGLNFTPAKLQEAADLTHQRGKKIFLTLNTFPKPNEEHRWYQAIDLAASIGVDALIIADLSLLDYAHRQYPHIPLHLSVQASATNLGALSFYKEAFNIARVVLPRVLSMKQVRDLAKVSPVDLEVFAFGSLCIMAEGRCHLSSYVTGQSPNTGGSCSPAKHVRWQEQGQDRLTRLNEVLIDKSGLDEQMGYPVVCKGRYLTQDDDKPQYLLESPTSLNTLSLLPELAKAGIVSLKIEGRQRSPAYVEQVTKVWRQAIDTYFNNPDKFQTQAHWEQALAKVSEGQITTLGAYERDWQ, from the coding sequence ATGGAGTTGTTGTGTCCAGCAGGAAACCTGGCCTCGCTAAAGTCGGCGCTGCAGGCCGGAGCCGATGCTGTCTACCTTGGGTTAAAGGATGATACCAATGCACGTTCATTCGCGGGCTTAAACTTCACCCCCGCAAAATTACAGGAAGCCGCCGATTTGACCCATCAGCGGGGCAAGAAGATCTTCCTCACTTTAAATACCTTTCCTAAGCCGAATGAGGAACACCGCTGGTATCAAGCCATCGACTTGGCGGCCAGCATTGGCGTCGATGCCTTAATCATTGCCGATCTGTCGTTGCTCGACTATGCCCACAGGCAATATCCGCATATTCCGCTGCATTTATCGGTACAGGCCAGCGCCACCAACTTGGGCGCACTGAGCTTTTATAAAGAGGCTTTTAATATCGCGCGGGTGGTATTACCCAGAGTGCTGTCGATGAAACAAGTGCGCGACCTCGCCAAGGTCAGCCCAGTCGATTTAGAGGTTTTTGCCTTTGGCAGTCTGTGCATTATGGCCGAAGGCCGCTGCCACTTATCCTCCTATGTCACCGGTCAATCGCCAAACACTGGTGGCTCTTGTTCGCCAGCGAAACACGTGCGCTGGCAGGAACAGGGCCAAGACAGATTGACTCGCCTCAACGAGGTCTTAATTGATAAGTCAGGGCTCGATGAGCAAATGGGTTACCCTGTGGTCTGTAAAGGCCGCTATCTCACCCAAGACGATGATAAACCGCAATATCTGCTCGAGTCTCCCACCAGTTTAAATACCCTTAGCTTGCTGCCTGAGCTTGCCAAGGCGGGCATAGTGTCACTCAAGATTGAGGGGCGTCAGCGCAGCCCTGCCTATGTAGAACAGGTGACCAAGGTTTGGCGTCAAGCGATTGATACTTATTTTAATAATCCAGATAAATTCCAGACTCAGGCCCATTGGGAACAAGCCCTCGCGAAAGTCTCCGAAGGCCAAATTACCACCTTAGGCGCCTACGAGCGTGACTGGCAATAG
- the ubiT gene encoding ubiquinone anaerobic biosynthesis accessory factor UbiT translates to MSAVFSANLAKQLLELTPKLIRLPLSKVPFSLKAKVLSQLLTQLLAPQAEDGELDFLADKWVAIRVEDLNLYFEVSFDGRWQVRELTDAQVSFSANSAELLLVAAAKEDPDTLFFQRKLSIEGDTELGLEVKNLLLSIEFASLPTPIRLSVEKLADAIVRLQLEAKPTVILAKSPSLS, encoded by the coding sequence ATGTCCGCTGTTTTTTCAGCTAATCTTGCAAAACAACTGCTCGAACTCACCCCAAAACTGATCCGTTTGCCACTCTCCAAAGTGCCCTTTAGCCTTAAGGCCAAGGTACTTAGCCAACTCTTAACGCAGCTGCTGGCGCCGCAGGCCGAAGATGGCGAGTTAGATTTCTTGGCGGATAAATGGGTTGCGATTCGGGTTGAAGATTTAAATCTGTATTTTGAAGTGAGTTTCGATGGCCGCTGGCAGGTGCGTGAGCTGACCGATGCCCAGGTCAGCTTTAGTGCCAATTCCGCCGAGCTGTTATTGGTCGCAGCGGCAAAAGAAGACCCTGATACGCTGTTTTTCCAACGCAAACTGAGCATCGAAGGCGATACCGAGTTAGGGCTTGAGGTGAAAAACCTACTGCTGAGTATCGAGTTTGCCAGCCTGCCAACACCCATTCGCTTAAGCGTTGAAAAGCTGGCCGATGCCATTGTGCGATTGCAGCTTGAGGCAAAACCGACGGTGATTTTGGCTAAATCCCCAAGCTTAAGCTGA
- a CDS encoding U32 family peptidase — protein MKISLGPLLYCWEKQQVIDFYQQVANSQLPLVYLGEAVCSRRRELKFGDYLELAKMLKSAGKEVVLSTLALIEAPSEYTELKRQVDNGEFSIEANDMAAVYLAKEHKLPFVCGASINNYNRASLDILQRFGMQRFVMPVELSKTWLSQVVAHKPAFEVEVLGHGYLPLAHSARCFTARHQHLSKDSCETVCRQYSKGLLAQTQEAQPLLRLNGIQTQSANCVDLRSEINEMIKMGVDVFRVSPSSLACITKADALVEALKTGATDAKYPLSDEHCNGYWFGEAGLKSLS, from the coding sequence ATGAAAATTTCCCTCGGCCCACTGCTCTATTGCTGGGAAAAACAACAGGTCATCGACTTTTACCAGCAAGTGGCCAACAGTCAGCTCCCGTTAGTCTATTTGGGTGAAGCCGTTTGTAGCCGTCGACGCGAACTCAAGTTTGGCGACTATCTCGAACTGGCCAAAATGCTTAAATCTGCGGGTAAAGAGGTGGTGCTGTCGACGCTCGCCCTTATCGAAGCGCCCTCTGAATACACAGAGCTTAAACGTCAGGTCGACAATGGCGAATTTAGCATCGAGGCCAACGACATGGCGGCCGTGTATCTTGCTAAGGAGCACAAGTTGCCCTTTGTCTGCGGCGCTAGTATCAACAACTACAACCGCGCCAGTTTAGATATTTTGCAGCGCTTTGGTATGCAGCGCTTTGTAATGCCGGTAGAACTGTCGAAGACTTGGCTTAGCCAAGTGGTCGCGCACAAGCCCGCATTCGAAGTCGAAGTGCTCGGCCATGGCTATTTGCCACTCGCCCACTCGGCGCGCTGCTTTACGGCAAGGCATCAACACTTGTCGAAGGACAGCTGTGAAACCGTTTGCCGCCAATATAGCAAGGGCTTACTGGCACAGACGCAAGAGGCGCAGCCCTTGCTCAGGTTAAACGGCATCCAAACCCAGTCGGCCAACTGTGTCGATTTGCGCAGCGAAATCAATGAAATGATAAAGATGGGCGTCGATGTGTTTCGGGTTTCGCCCAGCAGCTTAGCCTGTATCACTAAGGCCGATGCGCTGGTCGAGGCGTTAAAGACTGGGGCAACGGACGCTAAGTACCCTCTTAGCGATGAGCACTGTAACGGTTATTGGTTTGGCGAGGCGGGACTGAAATCCTTAAGCTGA
- a CDS encoding YjiH family protein has product MATEHKNRNIKTILTFIVPSLIGLLLFMTPISYNDAITIPIAIISKALQSVLSDVLTLIVTVIVVAMALSSLLTKLLKPKFVLNNHFLNGLLNISPLWLATRVVGAIFIVLTYLGIGPEAINSSSTGALVLNDLLPVLFSVFIFAGMLLPLLLNFGLLELFGTLLTKVMRPVFNLPGRSAIDCMASWLGDGSVGILLTSKQYEARFYTQREAAVIGTTFSAVSITFSLVVISQVKLEQMFVPFYLTVCLAGFAAAVIVPKLPPLSWKKDNYIDDTPRQPDDEMIPAGHGALSWGFDKALEKAASAGGVKAVLNEGIKNVIDMVFGIIPVVMAIGTTALIIAEHTPIFNYLGMPFIPLLELLHIPEATEASKTIVVGFADMFIPSILASSIESDMTRFVIAALSVTQLIYMSEVGALLIGSKIPVNFVELFVVFVLRTLVTLPVIAGVAHLLF; this is encoded by the coding sequence TTGGCTACTGAACATAAAAACCGCAACATTAAGACGATACTCACCTTTATCGTCCCTTCGCTGATCGGTCTGCTGCTGTTTATGACCCCTATCAGCTACAACGATGCGATTACTATTCCTATCGCAATCATCTCTAAAGCATTGCAAAGCGTGTTAAGCGATGTATTAACCTTAATCGTGACTGTGATTGTTGTCGCCATGGCCTTGTCTTCGTTGCTGACTAAGTTACTCAAACCTAAGTTTGTGCTGAACAATCACTTCCTCAATGGGTTACTCAACATCAGCCCGCTCTGGCTTGCGACGCGCGTCGTCGGCGCCATCTTTATCGTGCTAACCTATTTAGGCATTGGCCCCGAAGCCATTAACTCTTCAAGCACTGGCGCCTTAGTACTGAACGACCTGTTACCTGTACTCTTCTCGGTGTTTATCTTCGCCGGTATGTTACTGCCGCTGCTGTTAAACTTCGGTCTATTAGAGCTATTTGGCACCCTGCTGACCAAAGTCATGCGCCCCGTGTTTAACCTACCAGGTCGCAGCGCCATCGACTGTATGGCCTCTTGGTTAGGTGATGGTAGCGTTGGTATTTTGCTGACTAGCAAGCAATACGAAGCGCGTTTTTACACCCAAAGGGAAGCCGCGGTTATCGGTACCACCTTCTCGGCGGTGTCAATTACCTTCAGCTTAGTGGTGATCTCTCAGGTGAAGTTGGAGCAAATGTTTGTGCCCTTCTACCTGACCGTATGTTTAGCGGGTTTTGCGGCGGCCGTGATTGTGCCTAAGCTGCCACCACTGTCGTGGAAAAAAGATAACTATATCGACGATACGCCACGTCAACCCGACGATGAGATGATCCCCGCAGGACACGGCGCACTCTCATGGGGCTTTGATAAAGCACTCGAAAAAGCCGCTAGTGCTGGTGGTGTCAAAGCCGTTCTAAATGAAGGGATTAAAAACGTTATCGATATGGTATTTGGCATTATCCCAGTGGTAATGGCCATTGGTACCACGGCGCTGATCATCGCCGAGCATACGCCTATCTTCAATTACTTAGGTATGCCATTCATTCCGTTATTGGAACTGCTGCATATCCCAGAAGCGACCGAAGCCTCTAAAACAATCGTTGTCGGCTTTGCCGATATGTTTATCCCGTCGATTTTAGCCAGCTCTATCGAATCGGATATGACCCGCTTTGTGATTGCCGCCTTATCGGTAACGCAGCTGATTTACATGAGTGAAGTGGGCGCACTGCTGATTGGCAGTAAGATCCCAGTGAATTTTGTTGAGCTTTTTGTCGTGTTCGTACTGCGTACCTTAGTCACTCTGCCAGTCATTGCAGGCGTGGCTCACCTGCTGTTCTAA
- a CDS encoding GIY-YIG nuclease family protein codes for MENSVCYQEEFFEDEKDYFLSKLVKLPDCFIRASSLDHMDRFLEIFSYPFSGEKLRSNIGCYFFFDSYRLDGDVVDFAPLYVGKTKQLNKRLYRHWKTSGNHIDKYSEDVLFQDGEYEIDLGYIGEYHLGKLIPSFDIKIAIWLENDLRELMFLEHELIYKLRPMFNKA; via the coding sequence ATGGAAAATTCGGTTTGTTATCAAGAAGAGTTTTTTGAAGATGAAAAAGATTACTTTCTGTCAAAGTTAGTAAAACTTCCAGATTGTTTTATCAGAGCAAGCTCATTAGATCATATGGATAGGTTTCTGGAAATTTTTTCTTATCCGTTTTCTGGTGAAAAATTGCGATCAAATATAGGTTGTTATTTCTTTTTTGATAGCTACCGACTTGACGGTGATGTTGTAGATTTTGCACCATTATACGTTGGTAAAACTAAGCAACTGAATAAACGTTTATATCGTCATTGGAAAACCAGCGGTAATCATATCGATAAGTATTCTGAAGATGTCCTTTTTCAAGACGGAGAATATGAAATAGACCTCGGATATATCGGTGAATACCATTTGGGTAAGCTAATTCCAAGCTTTGACATTAAAATCGCGATTTGGCTGGAAAATGATTTGCGCGAATTAATGTTTTTAGAGCATGAGTTAATTTATAAATTAAGGCCAATGTTTAACAAGGCATAG
- a CDS encoding CBS domain-containing protein, with amino-acid sequence MPIIIADIMRTRVVTVEMDDRLTVAKDIFDQANFHHLLVVDEYKLEGVLSERDLLRAISPNLGSSAETAKDLETLQKRVHQVMTRNPVTVAPHVSLDAATHTLLEHNIGCLPVLDNGDLVGIVTWKDLLRAYCEHNEVNESEC; translated from the coding sequence ATGCCGATCATTATCGCCGATATTATGCGTACCCGAGTCGTCACGGTCGAAATGGACGATCGCTTAACCGTGGCGAAGGATATTTTCGATCAGGCAAACTTCCACCATCTGCTGGTGGTGGATGAATATAAACTCGAAGGGGTATTGTCGGAGCGCGACTTACTGCGTGCCATCAGCCCGAATCTGGGCAGCAGCGCCGAAACCGCTAAGGATCTCGAAACCCTACAAAAACGCGTTCATCAGGTGATGACCCGTAATCCCGTTACCGTTGCGCCACATGTGTCGCTCGATGCTGCGACGCACACCCTGCTAGAACACAACATTGGCTGTTTGCCCGTGCTCGATAATGGCGATTTAGTCGGGATTGTGACTTGGAAGGATTTACTGCGAGCCTATTGTGAGCACAATGAAGTCAATGAAAGCGAGTGCTAA